One stretch of Girardinichthys multiradiatus isolate DD_20200921_A chromosome 2, DD_fGirMul_XY1, whole genome shotgun sequence DNA includes these proteins:
- the LOC124861551 gene encoding LHFPL tetraspan subfamily member 3 protein-like — MIPGSAASMLPSAEAAKLYQTNYVRNSRVIGLLWAIFTILFGIVNVTIFSQPYWIGDGVDTPQAGYFGLFHYCIGDGHSRDLDCQGSFTEFAAIPSGAFKTASFFIGMSMMLVVTCIGCFSLFFLLSTSTVYKICGWMQAASGRFRDLNPLAVPLNMNTWHCNYKVNSLNQKSRCFGA; from the coding sequence ATGATACCTGGATCTGCCGCATCAATGCTACCGTCTGCAGAAGCCGCGAAATTGTACCAGACCAATTACGTCCGCAACTCCCGTGTCATAGGACTCTTGTGGGCCATTTTCACGATCCTGTTTGGCATCGTAAACGTGACCATCTTCTCGCAGCCCTATTGGATCGGGGATGGTGTGGACACCCCGCAGGCCGGGTACTTCGGCCTGTTTCACTATTGCATCGGGGACGGACACTCCAGGGACCTGGACTGCCAGGGCAGCTTCACCGAGTTCGCCGCTATCCCCTCCGGTGCGTTCAAGACCGCCTCCTTCTTCATTGGAATGTCAATGATGTTGGTGGTGACCTGCATCGGCTGCTTcagcctcttcttcctcctcagcaCCTCCACCGTGTATAAAATCTGTGGCTGGATGCAAGCAGCATCAGGTAGGTTCCGAGACCTCAATCCCCTTGCTGTACCATTAAATATGAACACTTGGCACTGCAATTACAAAGTGAATAGCCTAAATCAAAAGTCAAGATGTTTTGGCGCTTag